A single Amphiprion ocellaris isolate individual 3 ecotype Okinawa chromosome 1, ASM2253959v1, whole genome shotgun sequence DNA region contains:
- the sdhaf2 gene encoding succinate dehydrogenase assembly factor 2, mitochondrial produces MLCSAAAKRLVTGVCQAAWRPAVTGLVSSRGYKGDAPDDTRGDLIEIPLPPWEQKLDEPTDIKRRRLLYESRKRGMLENCILLSLFAKRYLNTMSEIQLQQYDRLINEPSNDWDIYYWATEAQPTPDVYQGEVMDMLKEFTKNRNQEQRLDAPSLEYLEKQSQ; encoded by the exons ATGCTGTGTTCTGCTGCTGCGAAAAGG CTGGTAACAGGGGTGTGCCAGGCAGCATGGAGACCAGCGGTCACAGGGCTGGTATCATCTCGTGGTTACAAAGGAGATGCTCCTGACGACACCAGGGGTGATCTGATTGAGATTCCTCTGCCCCCCTGGGAGCAGAAGCTGGACGAGCCCACCGACATCAAGAGACGCAGACTTCTCTATGAGAGTCGTAAGAGGGGCATGTTGGAGAACTGCATATTGCTCAG CCTTTTTGCAAAGCGATACCTGAACACAATGAGTGAGATCCAACTGCAGCAGTATGACAGGCTGATTAATGAACCAAGCAATGACTGGGATATCTACTACTGGGCAACAG AAGCTCAGCCCACGCCTGACGTTTACCAAGGAGAGGTCATGGATATGCTGAAGGAGTTCACAAAGAACCGCAACCAAGAACAGCGGCTTGATGCACCCAGcttggagtacctggagaaacaAAGCCAGTGA
- the LOC111574613 gene encoding cleavage and polyadenylation specificity factor subunit 7 — protein sequence MAAAGPAAGPSTSKNDIDIYSDLNQNDEDLEANELFDAVLTGSVNQDKNISTTVAPSTKTSAQEDNKSTGVTTQKGGNSLRKLSLYIGNFPWWTSDKDIVSMAQRLGVKDITEIKFAENKVNGQSRGFAEVVVTSEESLKTLLEKIPRCEINGERVDCRFATRQNLSVFEEIANKRIPLRVNSKESKEPEPTDKIPSLLSQKPSPPPIPPLLPSHPLVNRFPSLPAPCLGQPPPLFPHLPPTIPPPMPPSLFPCHPVHVPSQPSPSLHINPAFFNTAQDGHSSKAYNQQKHTPRSAEGDFEELMNRNKAITSSAITKAVSGATAGDMRVAMETLLTAIAIIKQSRVYGDERCQALVTSLKDCLVSIQGNYGYKTSSRSREKERDRDRSRDRERERARERDRDRERERERDRDRERERERERERDREDSYGWDGVGMSRRHREHSWNEARDKERSRERERHRDHRDRYR from the exons ATGGCTGCTGCAGGACCTGCAGCCGGACCAAGCACCTCTAAAAAtgatatagatatatacagtGACCTCAATCAAAACGATGAG GATTTGGAAGCAAATGAACTTTTTGATGCAGTTCTAACTGGTTCAGTTAATCAAGACAAGAACATCTCTACTACTGTGGCTCCTTCTACGAAGACATCAGCTCAGGAGGACAATAAATCAACAGGAGTGACAACCCAAAAAGGAGGAAACTCACTTAGGAAACTGTCATTGTATATTGGAAATTTCCCCTGG TGGACATCTGACAAGGACATTGTCAGCATGGCCCAGAGGCTGGGTGTGAAGGACATCACAGAGATTAAATTTGCTGAGAATAAAGTTAATGGCCAGTCAAGAGG TTTTGCTGAGGTGGTGGTGACCTCAGAAGAATCACTAAAAACATTGTTGGAAAAAATACCTCGGTGTGAAATCAATGGGGAAAGGGTAGACTGTCGCTTCGCCACTCGCCAGAACCTCAGTGTTTTTGAGGAAATAGCAAATAAAC GTATTCCCTTGCGTGTTAATTCCAAAGAGTCGAAGGAACCAGAACCTACTGATAAGATTCCCTCATTATTATCTCAGAAGCCCAGTCCTCCCCCTATACCTCCACTTCTTCCATCACATCCACTTGTAAACAGATTTCCTTCATTACCAGCCCCTTGTCTTGGTCAGCCGCCTCCGCTGTTCCCACATTTGCCACCAACAATCCCTCCGCCAATGCCACCAAGTTTGTTCCCCTGTCATCCTGTCCACGTCCCCAGCCAACCATCTCCAAGTCTGCATATAAATCCTGCATTCTTCAATACAGCACAAGATGGGCACAGCAGCAAGGCTTACAACCAACAAAA ACACACACCTCGAAGTGCAGAAGGAGATTTCGAGGAGCTCATGAACAGAAATAAAGCTATTACCAGCAGCGCTATCACCAAGGCAGTGTCTGGAGCAACAGCTG GAGACATGCGGGTGGCCATGGAAACATTACTGACCGCCATCGCCATTATTAAGCAGTCCAGAGTGTATGGAGATGAACGCTGCCAAGCCTTGGTCACCTCGCTCAAAGACTGTCTCGTCTCTATCCAGGGCAACTATGGCTACAA GACGAGCAGTCGTtccagagaaaaagaaagagaccGGGACAGGAGTCGTGACAGAGAACGAGAAAGAGCTCGCGAGAGAGACCGTGACAGAGAacgtgagagagagagagaccgcGACAGAGAGCGTGAGAGAGAACGTGAAAGAGAACGTGATAGAGAAGATTCTTATGGCTGGGATGGTGTGGGAATGTCTCGAAGACACAGAGAGCATTCCTGGAATGAAGCGAGAGACAAGGAACGCTCAAGAGAACGAGAAAGGCACAGAGATCATAGAGACCGGTACCGCTAA
- the polr2l gene encoding DNA-directed RNA polymerases I, II, and III subunit RPABC5, whose product MIIPVRCFTCGKIVGNKWEAYLGLLQAEYTEGDALDALGLKRYCCRRMLLSHVDLIEKLLNYAPLEK is encoded by the exons ATGATCATCCCTGTACGGTGCTTCACGTGTGGGAAGATTGTGGGTAACAAATGGGAAGCTTACCTCGGCCTACTTCAAGCAGAGTACACCGAAGG TGATGCCCTTGATGCCCTGGGCCTGAAGAGGTATTGCTGTCGGAGGATGCTCCTTTCTCACGTGGATCTTATTGAGAAATTATTGAATTATGCTCCTCTGGAGAAATGA